GAGGTCCACCTTCAGGTTGCTCCGGTAGGAGAGGTTGCCCACCAGGCTGATGAGGGGGTGGCGCCGCCCCAGCACGCACCGCCACACGCGGTGAAGGATGCTCCCGAAGGCATAGAAGTCCCGGTTGCAGGTCATCATTTCCTCGATGACGGCCTCGAGAGACAGCCGAAGGTAACGAGCGACCGGAAACGTCAGCGTGTAGTATTTCCATTCCGTGGAGGGGTCGTCCAGGGCGATCCGCCCCCGTTCGTTCAACTGGTCCCACAACCGGGTCCCCGGCAGGGGGGTCAGGAAGAGGGTGTTGAGGTTGTCCACGCCGTAGCGGCGGGCCGTCTGGGCGATCCGGCGGCCGATCCCCGCCTCGTCGACGTCCAGGCCGATGATGAAGGAGCCCACCACCAGCAGTTTGTGCCGCTGGATCCGGCGCACGGAATCCCGGATATCCCTTCCTTTCAGGAGGTTGAATTTCTTTCCGAGTTCCTTGAGCCCCTCCGGCGTAGGGGACTCGAAGCCGATGAAGACGCCCCGGCAACCCGCCTTCTTGGCCAGGGTGAGGAGTTCCTCGTCGTCGGCGAAGTTGATGGTGGCCTGGGCGACCCACTCCTTCCGGAGGCGGGCCGCGATCAGGGCGCGGAACAGTTCCTTGGCGCGCTCGATGTGCTCCGGCTTCGTCCCGATGAGATTGTCGTCCACCACGAGCACCAGTTTCTCGGGGACCGTCAGGAATTCCTCCACCACGTCCGCAACCGGTCGCTGCCGGTAGTGGGCCCCGTTGAACGCCGTGACGCTGCAGAAATTGCAGTTCAGGGGGCAGCCGCGGGTGGTCTGGATCGCCCCGAAGGCGTACTCGCCGGTCAGCAGGTCGTGCCGTGCGGGGGGGATGCGGTCGACCGGCGCCAGTCCGCCGTCGTAGCGGCGCTTCAGGTCACCCCGCTTCAGGTCCTCGAGGACCTGAGGCCAGATCACGTCGGCTTCCCGGGTGACGACGGCATCCACGTGGTCCAGGGCCTCGTCTAGGCACATGGTGGCGTGGATGCCGCCCATGACGACGGGGACGCCCAGGTTGCGGTAGAAGTCGGCGATCTCGTAGGCGCGGTTCGCCTGGGACGTGAAGGCGGTGATGCCCACGAGGTCGGGGCGAGGCAAGGACGCGTAATCGGGTTGTGAGACGTTTTCGTCCAGGATGGCGATGTCCCAGCCCGGCGGCGTCAGGCCCGCGAGCACCATGAGGCTGAGGGGTTTCCAGACGCGGTAACGGTTCCAGCGGCTCTCCTTGACGTGAACGATGCTGACGAGGGGATTGGACGGGTTGATCAGGTAGAGGCGCATTCTGTTTTTCTGCTGCCCGATTTCGTCTGAAAAGGGGTCAGGACTCCTGACCAGATTAGCAAATGAGCTATCCTCTGTCAACACGTGTTTTCCGCAGAAAACGCCACCTTCCCGTGATCGGGGGCGGTCGGCTCCCGGAGAGGGCCCCGGGCGTGATCAGGGTCTGGGGTGGGACTGCCTCCGGGGGATCAGGGTGCAGACCACACAGACGACGAGACCGAGGAAGCCGCAGCCGCCCCAGCGGGCGGTGGCCCCGAGGCGTTCGTAAATTCACAGGCCGGCCGGCGGGGCCAGGGTGAAGGCGAGAGAGTACACGGCCGTGTCGAGACCGACGGCGGCAGCCCGGAAAAGGCGTGCCGGTAACGGTTCCGGAGCCGCGCGAAAACGGTCGCCGGGCGCCGCCTCCCCGCCGGGGTGGCGGCCGGGGTCTCCTCGCGCCGCCGCTCCGCCACGTCGCGGTTCACTCCTTCAGGAAGAGCCGGTCGAGGATCTGCCCGAGCGCCCGGTTGAACTCCTCCGGGGCCTCCATCATGGGGAAGTGTCCCCGGCCTTTCAGGACGACCACCTCGTAATCCTTGATGAACTTCCGGTTCGCCTCGATGTCCGTGGGGGCCAGGTCAGCGTTGACGGCCCGCACCGGGCACGAGAGCGATCCCGCCCAGCCCCGCGGGTCCCACTTCAGGAGGTTTTCCATGGCGGGGACGGCGATCTCTGGCGACGCCGCGGTCATCTTGTCCAGGACCTTCGTTTTCAGGGCGGGGTCGGTCCCCGGTGCGAACAGGTGGGGGGCGAGAGCGTCCCGGCAGCCGGCGACGAAATCCTTCTTCAGGAGCCCGACGAAGGTCTGGATCTGATCGGGGGACATGGACCGGTCGAGCTTGTGGAGGGTGTCCACCGGGACGAGGGCCGCCACTTCCCCCCCGGTGGCCATCCGGGCCGTCTCCAGGATGACCGGGCCGCCCATGGAGTGGCCCACCAGGACCGCGTGCCGGAGCCGCAGGACCTTGAGCACGGCGAGCACGTCCTCGCCGAAGCGGGGGATGGTCCACTCCTTTCGGGTGTCCGCGGACTTGCCGTGGCCCGCCAGGTCGAGGGTGACCACCCGGTACCGCGGGGAGAAGGCGTCGACCTGGGCGTCCCAGACGCCGGCGTCCCCGGTCCACCCGTGGACGAACACCAGGGCCGGGCCCCGGGTCCCCCGGACCGTGTAGGCGATCTTCGTGCCGTCGGCGGAGACGGCCTCGCCGGTCACGGTGCGGGGCTTGCCGGCCTCGGCGTCCGCCAGGGCGGCCCCGAGAACGAACAGGACGGTGAAACCGCGGATGAAACTTCCGGGGAACGCTTTCGGCACGGTGAACCTCCAGGGTCGGGAATGCGGCGGGAAAGGGGCCCGATCCGCCGGTCCCGCCCGGACAAGGATACGCCAGGCCCGGGGAAGATACAACCGCGGAGGGGGCGGTGGGCGCCGGGAAGCGCCCGGAAAAAAAAATTGCATAATCTGGCCCGAAGTGGTAATAATGCGCGCTTGACATTGATTGAACGAGGTTTTCAACCGTGAACCAAAGAAAAGTGAAGATTTCAGCCATCGAGATGTACGTCCCCGACCGTGTCCTGACCAACAAGGACTTCGAGCGGATGGTGGACACCTCCAACGAGTGGATCCTGGAACGGACGGGGATTCACGAGCGGCACGTCGTGGAGAAGGGCCAGACGAACTCCGACCTGGCGACCCAGGCCATTCGCCGCCTGTGCGAAAAACGGGGCATCGAGCCCTCCGAGATCGACCTCGTCATTCTCCCGACGGTGACCCCGGACATGTTCTTCCCCTCCACCGCCTGCGTGGTCCTGGACAAGCTGGGCGTCCGCAACTCCTGGGGCTTCGACCTCTCGGGCGCCTGCTCCGGGTTCATCTTCGGCCTGGCGGTCGGCGAGAAGTTCGTGCGGACCGGCGTCCACAACAAGGTGGTGGTGGTGGGCTCCGAGGTGATGTCCTCCATCATCGACTACACCGACCGGGCCACCTGCGTGCTCTTCGGCGACGGCGCCGGGGCCGCCCTGCTGGAGCCGGCTGAGGAGGGCGAGGTGGGGCTGCTGGACATCCTGACCCGCTGCGACGGGGCCGGCGGCAAGTTCCTCTACATGCCCGGCGGCGGCAGCATGAACCCCTCCAGCCACGAGACGGTGGACAAGAAGATGCACTACGTCCACCAGGAGGGGCGCCAGGTGTTCAAGTTCGCCGTTACCGAGATGGCCGACATCTCGGAGAAAATCCTGAAGAAGAACAACCTCGAAGCGGACGACGTCAAGCTCTTCGTCGCCCACCAGGCCAACATCCGCATCATCACCGCGACCGCCGAGCGCCTGAAGCTCCGGGAGGACCAGTACATCATCAACATCGAGCGCTTCGGGAACACCACCTCGGCCACCATCCCCATCTGCCTGTTCGAGGCGAGCCGGGACGGTCGGATCCGGAAGGGGGACTGGGTGCTCCTGACGGCCTTCGGCGCCGGTTTCACCTGGGGGAGCGTCCTGCTGCGCTGGGAAATCTGACGGCACCGCAACACCAGCCATCGCCTTCCGGGTGATGGCTCGAGCAGAGGCATCATCACCACTTTCCCGTTTGATTTTCGGGTTGTTCCGCGTCCCTCATGCTTTCGCGGGCGTGGGCGGTGTCAGAGAGTGAAAGCGCGGGTGAGGGCACCCGCGCTTTTGTTTTCAGGGGGTCCCGGTCTGCGCCGGCGGGTTTTCCGGGGGCGGGGCCGGGGCCGGGGTTTCACCTTTCCGGAGCGTCGCGAGGATTTCCCGCAGGACACGGTTGCTGTCTTCCGCCAGGGTCACCGAGCGCTCGCTCAGGGCCAGGGAGCGCTCGATGGAGGCCTGCGCGCGGTCCTGGTAGTCGAAGGCCTTCCGCATCTGCAGCTTGGTCCGGCGTCCGACGAGGAGGATGATGAAGATGAGGAAGGCCAGCAGGATGAACCAGAAGTAGTCCGCGACCCAGAAGAGCCAGTTGGAGCCGGCGCCGCCCCGCTCCTTCGCGAAAACGGACGGGAACTCGCGGGAGGTGGTCCATCGCCCCTTGGAATCACTCCAGAAAAGCGTGTTGCCGGCGTTCCACACGGAGTAGGCCATGGAGTGCTTCTGGAACAGGTCCGCCGGCGCCCCGACCAGCTCCACCGTCACCACCCCGTAGATGAGCCCGCCGTAATCGTTTTCCGGGTCGGTGCGGCGATCGTCGATGAAGGCGTTCAGCACGCGGAGTTCCCCTTCGAAGGGAAAGAGCTTCGTCTTGAAGTGGTAGGTCTGCTCGCCGGTCTTCCGGAAGACCTCGGTGTTTCGGTCGGCCTTCTGGGCGGCTTCCCAGGCCAGGATCAGCCCGCCCGTGTCGGGCTTCGACTGGGCGGGGGCGGCCTGGAAGCAGAGGCAGCCCAGGACGGCCAGCGTCAGGCTCGCCGCGACGGTCGGAAGGGGTTTCGGGTGGCGCATGATCGACCCTCCTGCGCTTCGGATGAATCGAAAATACCCGGTCGGGACGGCGGAGTCAAGGTTGATGCGGTCGCAAAAATTACCATCACCCTCCGGGTGATGGCTCAAACAAAGGCTTTACAGACACTTTCCCGCTCGTTTTTCCGACTTTTTGCGAACCCGTCAAAATTTACTGGAATGTGGGGACACGCGTCGTGGCGCCGTGGTTGACAAAGCTTTCCGCGGGGCGGAAAATCATGCGTCGCCCCGTTTGCGCCCCCGGGGACGGACCACGGGGGCCAAGGCGGCGGCTCCGAGGGAAGGAGAACCGGATGACCCCGCCTTGCCGCCGCTCCGCAGCGGTCCTTCTGACCTGGCTTTTCGCCGTTTCCTGCGCGGCGGCCGTCGTGGACCGCCTGCCCCCGGGGCCGCCCGGCCAGCGGCGGGTCGCCCTCACCTTCGACGCCTGCGAGAGCAACGCCCCCGCCGGTTTCGACGAGACCGTCCTGGCCTGCCTCCTCCGCGAGAAGGTCCCCTTCACGATCTTCGCGGGCGGGAAGTTCGCGGAGCGCAACGCCGCCCGGTTGCGGGAACTGGCCGCCTTCCCCTTCGTGGAGGTGGAAAACCACTCCTTCGCCCACCGCCAGCACATGGAGCGGATGAGCCCGGCGGAGGTCGAGGCGGACGTTCGGCGCGCCGAACGGGTGATCGCGGGGCTGACAAGCCGGCCCCCCCGGTTTTTTCGCTTCCCCGGCGGGAACTACGACGATCGCACCCTTGAGCAGGTGGAGAAGATGGGGTACCGGGTGGTCCACTGGACCTTCGCCAGCGGCGACCCCGACCCGAAGGTCACCCCCGAACGCCTGGAGCAGTACGTCCTGTCCGGGGCCAGGGACGGCGGCATCCTGATCTTTCACGTGAACGGGCGGGGCTGGGCCACGGGCCGGGCGCTGCCGGGCATCCTCGCGGGCCTGCGGGAAAGGGGCTACCGCTTCGTCCGGCTGGACGAGGCGATCGAGGGCGCGGGCCCCGCCGCCGGGAGCGCACCCGCCGCCCCCCTCCCCCTTTCCCTCCGCCCGGGCCCGCCGTCCGCGGCGCCGCTCCCTGTGCTCGGGCCCCCGGTCCCCGCGTCGCTGCCATCCCGGGGGCCGTCGATCCGGACCGGGCCCGGCGGGCCCGGGGCCCCGGAGACACCCCCCGGGCCGGACCTCCCCACCCCCCTCCGGCGGCCGCCGTCCCGCGCGGTGCTGGCGGGGACCGCCGCTCTCCTGCTGGCCGCCCTCATCCTGCTCTCCGTCATTCGGCGGAAAGGGAAATGAGAGGCGCAGGTCGAGCTTGCAGCGTAATAGTCGACTGCCTGCTCCTTGCCCGGTCGCGGTCGAGCGGGATCGGGCTCCTCACCTTCGACGACGCCCTGGAACGGGAACACCGGGGGGTCGATCAAGGGAACGCGCCCGGTCCGACCGACCGGTGACCTCCTTTTTGTGACGGTTGGCATTGACTTTGACCCTCTTTCCGTGGAAAATTCAGCTGTTTGGCGAATCTTGATGCACCCGCAAAAAGTCGCCAATTGGTATTTCCCGCGAATAACGCCAATTGACGCGAATACCGAATAAAAAGGAATAACATGACTTGTGATATTCCAATTCGCGATGATTCGCGTGATTCGCGGGCGTAGACAGACATTTTGCGGGGATGGCGATTTTCGAAACGGCTTCAGGAGGGTGGAAGGTGAACTGGCAAGTGACCGCCGTGGGCAACGCGGGGTTCCGGATCGATGCCGGCCCGCGCCGGATCTTCATCGACGCCTTCTACCGGCCGCTCCCCGGTGTGGCCGACCCCCCCGCCCGGTCGGTGTGGGACGTGAGCCGGGCTGACCTCATCCTCGTGACCCACGATCACCCCGACCATTTCGAGCCCGCCCTCACGTCCTCCGTGGCGCACCGGATGGGGGCTGTCGTGGTGGGCTCCCAGCGGGTCGTCGAGACGCTGCGGCAGTTCGACCGCACGGTCCGCTGCTTCGGGGTGGAGCCGGGGCAGGAGAGCCATCCCGGAGGGCTGCTCTCCCGGGAGGTCCACGCCGCCGGCATTACCCTGTGCGCTTTCCGAACGTCCCACGGCTCCGATCACCTCTCCTGGTTGGGGTCGTGCGAGGACGGGTTCCGCTTCCTCCACGACGGGGACAACGAGGACACCTCCCGCTACACCCCCCAGGACACCGGGGCCCTCGACGCGCTCTTCATCGCTCCCTGGCTCGGTTCGGGGTGGGCCCAGGCCATCCGCCGCCTGAGCCCGGCGCGGTGGTTCCTGATGCACCTCACCGCCGCTGAGATCGACGCCCACGAAAAGGGCGCCTACCTGCCCGAACTCTGCGACAGCGTCCCCCCCGGCGTCGTCTGCCTCCGCCCCGGCAAGCGTTATTCCCCCGAGTCCTGACCACGGGCAACGCTGACCCCCGGCAGGAGAAAGAAGCGCTGCCCGCAGCCGGCGGCCGTGAAAGGCGGGACCGTCGGGCGCCGCCCGCGTCAGTCCGGAACGGCGACGCGGGCCGCTTTCTTCGGGGTGGTCAGCAGGTCCAGGATCTCCACTTCCTTCTTGAGGTCGGGGTCGTTCAGCGGGGCCATCTCGGCGGCAAAGTGGGCGCGGAATTTGCGGAACACGTCCGCGTAGGGGGCGGAGACCGCCAGCGGCATGGACGTCCGCTCCCAGCGACCGAGGGCGGCCGTTTCCGGGACCCGGATCCCCTCCGCCGGCGTGACCGAGCAGACCACCTTGCCCCCCGCCTGAGCCGTCTCCCGCTCGTCGGACATCCAGTTCAGGAGCATGTCGGCGTACCGGGTCAGCAGGACGGCCTTCCGGATCCCGCCGTGGGCATAAAACTCCTTCCCGGCGACCGGCGGCGACACAGTACGGCGCTCCTCCCCTGGCTTGCCCGACCGGTCCTCCCAGGAGACCTTCAGGGAAAGGGAGCCGCCCTCGCCCGTCCGGCGGAGCTTCAGCAGGACGATGCCGCCTTTCACCTTCCCTTCCACCGATTTGGAGGGGAAAAGGGTGGCGACCTTCATCAGCTCGCCTGTTGCCTGGTCGGCCTCGGGGGAGCCGTAGACCTTGAGGATGCGGTAGCCCGGGCTCTCCAGGGCCAGCCGCAGGTTGAAGACCAGGGGCGTCACCATGTACGCGAACTCCTCGTCCAGCCGTTTCCGGAAGTCCCTGGAGGAGTGCACGGAGTAGTAGTTGCACCCCCGGACCTTCGAGATGCCCGCCACGAGTTCGGTGTTGAAGTCCACGCCGACCCCGATGAACGTGGTGAAGATGCGCCGGTCCGCGTTCTTCCGCGACAGCTCGAGCAGGCCTTCCGGATCGGTGACGCCGGTGTTGGGCATGGCGTCGGTAAGGAAGAGGATGCGGTTCTCGTACACCGCGGGGTCCGGGTTGGCGACGGTTTTGAAGAGGTCGGCGCCCATCCGGATCCCGGCTTCCATGTTGGTCCCGCCCCGGGGCCCCAGCTCCAGGAGGTGGCCCTTGAGCTTCTCCACGTCGGTCTCGCCCACGAAACGCAGGGGCTTGGCCAGGTAGGCCTCGTCGTCGAAGAGGACGACACCCAGCCGGTCGTCCTCCTTCAGGTGCCCGAGCAGGGCCGTCAGCGACTCCTTGGCCACCTGCATCTTGGACTTGTCCTCCGCCTCCCCCTCGGGCTGCTTCCGGCTCCCGGAGGCGTCGTAGTAGTAGTCCCGGAAGTTGGCGGACATGGAGCCCGAAATGTCCAGCACCACCACCAGGTTGAGTTTCTTGCGGGTGAAGGTGGAAGCGTCCAGGCCCGACTGAAGGCCGACAGAGAGGTAGAGGTCCTCCCGCCCCGAGATGGGGTCCTTCGAGACCGCCGCGGCGTAGGCGGGGCAGAAGAGGCTCTTGCAGGGCTCCTGGGGGCCCTGGTCGAAGTAGTAGTCGTAGAACAGCCCCTCGTAGGCGAGGTCCGTGGGCAGGGGCAGGTAGCCTCGCCGGATGTTCTCCCGGAAATTGCCCGCGTCCTTGGCGCCGCCGGTGGCGAGGCCGAGCCGGGCGGTGTCCGCCATCGCAGGGGCCGGCGGGGGCGCGGAGGGCATGGCCATCTGGGCGACGGATCCCCCCTTGGCCGTCTCTTCCCCCTCCGCGGGGAGGTTCAGGCACCAGTCGTCCGTCCGGTTGCGGACGTCGGGTTTGGCCCCGTTTCCCGTCTCCTGTTGCTTGCAGGCGATGGAAAGGGCGAGGACCAGGCAGGCCGCGGCGGTCGGAAGGAACAAGCGGGGACAGGATTTCATGATGATCCTCCGGTAAAAGATCGCACATCGTCAGGACGCAGTCCCGATCCCGGGGTTGCATTCTTTCTTGATGCCGCGGCCGCCCCCACCCCTGCTTCAGGCCGGACATGACCCTCCCGGCTCCTACGGCGGAATTCACCGGGCCCCGTCCTTGAAGGTCCCGCAAAGGTCCCCTGCAGCCCGCGAATCACGCGAACCGTTGTCATGGAGTGATTATATCACCGACGTTCGATTCGAGTCATTCGCAGGCTGCAAAAGACCCTTTGCGGGTTCACCGGGCTCGATCGTGCAGCTGGACACCCGTCGAGAATTTTCGATCAAGGCCTCTCTTGTCTGATATAATAAAAAATTGGCGTTTTCCAGAACGGGAGATGACCCGGGGAGCGGGACGCCGTGATCGCGGACCGGGAGGCGCGGAGAATGCTCGAAACCATCGACAGCCCGGCGGACCTGAAGAAACTGTCACTGGAGGACCTGGAACCGCTGGCTTCCGAAATCCGGGACCGGATGATCGAGGTCGTGTCCAAGAACGGGGGCCACCTGGCGTCGAACCTCGGCGTCGTGGAGCTGACCCTGGCCCTGCACTACGTCTTTGACACGCCCCGGGACAAGATCCTCTGGGACGTCTCCCACCAGTGTTACACCCACAAGCTGATCACCGGGCGCCGCGACGCCTTCCATACCCTCCGCACCTACCAGGGGATCACCGGCTTCTGCAACCGCCAGGAGAGCCCCCACGACGCCTTCACGGCGGGGCACGCCTCCACCTCCATCAGCGCCGCCCTGGGCATGGCCGTCGGAAGGGACATGGCCCGCCGTGACAACCGGGTGGTGGCCGTCATCGGCGACGGGTCCCTCACGGGCGGGATGGCCATGGAGGGGCTCAACCAGGCCGGGCACCGCCGCAACAACCTGCTGATCGTCCTCAACGACAACGAGATGTCCATCTCCTCCAACGTGGGGGCCTGGTCGGGGTACCTCAAGCGCATCATCGACGGCCAGGTCTACACCGTCTTCGCCCGGGACGTCCAGGCCGTCCTCCGCAGCATCCCCGGCATCGGGAATCAACTCCTCAAGACCACCAAGAACCTGGTGGACGCCATCAAGACCTTCTTCGTTCCCGGCAAACTGCTGGAGGAACTGGGGCTCCGCTATCTCGGCCCGGTGGACGGTCACAACGTTCCCAAGCTGGTGGAGACCTTCCGGGAGATCCGGGACATGGAGGGGCCCGTCCTGCTCCACGTGGTCACCACCAAGGGGAAGGGCTACGCCCCGGCCGAGAAGGAGCCCGACAAGTGGCACGGCGCCTCCCCCTTCAACGTGGCCACCGGCAAGGGGCTCCGGTCCGGCGGGCCGCCCACCTACACCGCGGTGTTCTCGGAAACGCTCCGCGAGCTGGCCCGGACGGACGACCGGCTCGTCGCCGTGTCCGCCGCCATGCTGAGCGGGACGGGCCTGGACGCCTTCAAGCGGGCATACCCGGACCGCTGTTTCGACGTGGGCATCGCCGAGCAGCACGCCGTGACCTTCTCGGCCGGGATGGCCACGGAAGGGTACCACCCCGTGGTGGCCATCTACTCCACCTTCCTCCAGCGGGCCTTCGACCAGGTCTTCCACGACGTCTGCCTCATGAACCTTCCCGTGACCTTCGTCCTGGACCGGGCGGGGATCGTCGGGGACGACGGGCCCACGCACCACGGGCTGTACGACCTCGCCTACCTGCGCATCCTCCCCAACATGACGGTCATGGCCCCCAAGGACGAGGCGGAACTCCGCGACATGCTCCTCACCGCCACGCGCCTGGACGGGCCCGCCGCCATCCGCTTCCCCCGGGGGGCCGGCGAGGAGGTCTCCCTCGAGGGGCCCCCGCGCGAGGTCCCCGTGGGCAAGGGCGAGGTGCTGCGGACCGGGAAGGACGTGGCCCTCATCGCCATCGGCAGCCGGGTCCACCCCGCCCTGAAGGCCGCCGAGACCCTCTCCCGGAAAGGGATCGAGTGCACGGTCGTCAACGCCCGCTTCGCCAAGCCCCTCGACCGCGACCTGATCCGCCAGGCCGCCGAGGGCCGCCTCGTGGTGACCGTGGAGGAGGGCATCCTCCCGGGCGGTTTCGGGGCGGCGGTCACGGAATTCCTCCAGGACGACAACGTCTTCACCCAGGGTATCCTCCGGATGGGGCTGCCCGACCGGGTCATCCCCCACGGCGACCCGCGCATCCTCCTGGCCCGCTACCGCCTCGATGCGGAAGGCATCGCCGAGCGGGTCGCGGAGTTCTTCGAAGAAAGACGATGGCCAAGGAACGACTCGACAGTCTGCTGGTTGAACGAGGACTGGCGGAAACGCGCGTCAAAGCCCAGGCCCTGATCATGGCGGGGCTCGTGCTGGCGGGCGACCGGAAGGTGGACAAGCCGGGGACCCGCGTGGACGACACCCTGCCCCTCCGGGTCCTGGGGGACGGTTGCCCCTTCGTGGGCCGTGGCGGGCTCAAGCTGGCCCACGCCCTGGACGTCTTCGCCCTCCCGGTGGACGGGGCGGTCTGCCTGGACGTGGGGTCCTCCACCGGGGGTTTCACCGACTGCCTCCTCTCCCGCGGCGCCCGGCAGGTCCACTGCATCGACGTGGGCCGCAACCAGCTGCACTGGAAACTGCGCACCGACCCGCGGGTCGTCCTTCGGGAGGGCTTCAACGCCCGCTACCTGGGGCCCGGCGACTTCCCGGGCGTGGTGTTCGACCGGGTGGTGATGGACGTCTCCTTCATCTCCCAGACGCTGATCCTGCCCGCGATCCGCCGGTTGCTGGACGCGGGCGGCCGGGCGGACGCCGACGTGGTCACCCTGGTCAAGCCCCAGTTCGAGGCGGGGCCGGGCGAGGTGGGGAAGGGCGGGATCGTCCGGGACGAGGCCGTGCGGGAACGAGTCCTCGAAACGGTGGCTGACGTCGCCCGGCACCTCGGTTTCCGGGTGCTGGGGCACACCGTCTCCCCCGTCACCGGCGCCGACGGCAACGTCGAGTACCTGCTTCACCTCAAGGGAGGCGACCCATGAGCGACCCGTGCTTCCACTGCGCCGCGATCTTCATGAAGGACCTCCGGGGGGCTTCCTCGGAACCCGTCTACCAGCTCCTGGACTTCCTCGCCGGGCGCGGCCTGCGCACCGCCGTAGAGGAACGGGCCGCGGCGACCCTGCTGCGGAGCGTGGACCGCTTCCCCATCGACCAGGTCCCCGCGGACACCGACCTCCTCATCGTGCTCGGGGGCGACGGCACCCTCCTCAGCGTGGCCCGGCACCTCAACACCCGGCGCATTCCCCTGTTGGGGATCAACTTCGGTTCCCTGGGATTTCTGACGGAAGTCCCGCGGGAGGACATGATCCCCAACCTGAACCAGATCCTCGACGGGCACTTCCGGATGGAGAACCGCCTTCGCCTCGAAGCCCGCCTCAAGCGGAACGGGGTCGTCCTCGCGGAGCACCTGGCCCTCAACGACATGGTCATCACCAAGGGCGCCCTGGCCCGGATCATCCACATCGAGGTGACCGTCGGCCCCCGGTTCCTCT
This genomic interval from Acidobacteriota bacterium contains the following:
- a CDS encoding TlyA family RNA methyltransferase, with the protein product MAKERLDSLLVERGLAETRVKAQALIMAGLVLAGDRKVDKPGTRVDDTLPLRVLGDGCPFVGRGGLKLAHALDVFALPVDGAVCLDVGSSTGGFTDCLLSRGARQVHCIDVGRNQLHWKLRTDPRVVLREGFNARYLGPGDFPGVVFDRVVMDVSFISQTLILPAIRRLLDAGGRADADVVTLVKPQFEAGPGEVGKGGIVRDEAVRERVLETVADVARHLGFRVLGHTVSPVTGADGNVEYLLHLKGGDP
- a CDS encoding NAD(+)/NADH kinase, which translates into the protein MSDPCFHCAAIFMKDLRGASSEPVYQLLDFLAGRGLRTAVEERAAATLLRSVDRFPIDQVPADTDLLIVLGGDGTLLSVARHLNTRRIPLLGINFGSLGFLTEVPREDMIPNLNQILDGHFRMENRLRLEARLKRNGVVLAEHLALNDMVITKGALARIIHIEVTVGPRFLSPYNADGFIVATPTGSTAYALSAGGPIVTPTSRNLVLAPICPHTLTHRPIVLDGSEPVRVRLLAGEDVMMTVDGQVGCPMVPGDVAEVAASPHDARLVMPETQSFFDVLRRKLKWGER